From Vibrio tritonius, the proteins below share one genomic window:
- the xdhB gene encoding xanthine dehydrogenase molybdopterin binding subunit has protein sequence MRKLTPLKSSTTYQASSQIGHSRPHESAHKQACGNAPFIDDVLTPQGCLHAALVVSSISKGKISSLDLSAVKSATGVVAVLTADAIPGEKDIGTVHKGDPLLTIDDEIRYFGQPIALVIAKTHQQAWQATLHANVEYQTEAQPTITFSQTQGQAPLLPNHTIGTSILYEALDRQPIQLTGDIHIGGQEHFYLEGQCALAQLTEDRGIFVQSSTQNPTEVQKLIGEVLGIDFNQVVVDMRRMGGGFGGKESQAAQWACLAALGATITNKPVKLRLPRRIDMQATGKRHPFYNQYQISANAKGQISTANIDINGLCGHSADLSDAIVDRAMFHADNAYSLGQACISGNRLQTDTCSHTAFRGFGGPQGMIVIEKVMQQLALLTGRDALDVRYDNLYRPNRDVTPYGMKADETQTMLTMMKQLEQSCDYRQRRKIIDKWNQTSPVLKKGLALTPVKFGISFTAQHLNQAGALIHIYTDGSVQVSHGGTEMGQGLHTKVQQIVAQAFGIHPDKILVTSTRTDKVPNTSPTAASSGADLNGMAAYNAAVIIKQRLLEVAQRHFATTETLTIEQEEVAYGDKALSWRELVQMAYLNRVSLSSTGYYQTPKIGYDRSMGCGRPFYYFSHGVSCSEVTIDTLTGESTIDRVDILHDVGQSINPAIDIGQIEGGFIQGMGWLTTEELVWDTQGKLLSNSPMNYKIPSIGDYPKSLQIDLYTNPNPEQTIYRSKAVGEPPFMHGISVWCAIYDAIASIGNHKFDPNLHAPATGEQILMACMAMRKAMQHSVMEEAHVEYE, from the coding sequence ATGCGTAAACTCACCCCATTAAAATCATCAACCACCTATCAAGCGTCATCTCAAATTGGTCATTCCCGGCCACATGAAAGCGCTCATAAACAGGCTTGTGGAAACGCCCCTTTTATCGATGATGTATTAACGCCCCAAGGTTGTCTCCATGCCGCTTTAGTCGTGAGTAGCATCAGCAAAGGAAAAATCTCCTCCCTTGACTTATCGGCAGTCAAATCCGCCACCGGCGTCGTTGCCGTATTAACCGCAGATGCCATTCCTGGCGAAAAAGACATTGGTACAGTGCATAAAGGCGATCCTCTGCTGACCATCGATGATGAGATTCGTTACTTTGGCCAACCCATCGCCTTAGTGATTGCCAAAACACATCAACAAGCTTGGCAAGCCACATTGCACGCTAACGTTGAATATCAAACTGAAGCGCAACCAACCATTACCTTTAGCCAAACGCAAGGTCAAGCGCCACTACTGCCCAATCACACCATTGGCACCTCAATATTGTACGAAGCACTGGATCGCCAACCGATTCAACTAACCGGTGATATTCATATCGGCGGGCAAGAACACTTCTATCTAGAAGGTCAATGTGCCCTCGCCCAGTTAACCGAAGATCGTGGCATTTTTGTCCAAAGTTCCACGCAAAATCCAACCGAAGTACAAAAGCTTATTGGTGAAGTACTCGGCATCGATTTTAATCAAGTGGTCGTGGATATGCGCCGTATGGGCGGTGGTTTTGGTGGTAAAGAGAGCCAAGCAGCGCAGTGGGCTTGCTTGGCGGCACTCGGGGCGACCATCACTAACAAACCGGTGAAATTGCGTTTACCAAGACGCATCGACATGCAAGCTACGGGTAAACGTCACCCGTTTTACAATCAATACCAAATTAGCGCCAACGCCAAGGGCCAAATATCTACTGCCAACATCGATATCAATGGGTTGTGTGGGCACTCAGCCGACCTATCCGATGCGATTGTTGACCGCGCAATGTTCCATGCCGATAACGCCTATTCGCTAGGTCAGGCTTGTATTTCTGGCAATCGCCTGCAAACAGACACCTGTTCCCATACCGCTTTTCGTGGCTTTGGCGGTCCGCAAGGAATGATTGTGATTGAAAAAGTGATGCAGCAACTTGCATTACTAACAGGTCGCGATGCCTTGGATGTTCGTTACGACAATCTCTATCGTCCAAACCGCGATGTGACCCCTTACGGGATGAAAGCCGACGAAACCCAAACCATGCTTACGATGATGAAGCAACTGGAACAATCGTGTGACTATCGCCAGCGGCGCAAAATCATTGATAAGTGGAACCAAACTAGCCCTGTGCTTAAAAAAGGTCTTGCACTGACTCCGGTGAAATTTGGCATTTCCTTTACCGCCCAGCATCTCAACCAAGCCGGCGCATTAATCCATATTTATACCGATGGCTCGGTTCAAGTCTCCCATGGCGGGACCGAAATGGGGCAAGGCTTACACACCAAGGTTCAACAAATTGTCGCCCAAGCTTTTGGTATTCACCCAGATAAAATTCTAGTGACCTCAACTCGTACCGATAAAGTGCCCAATACTTCTCCGACAGCGGCTTCTTCCGGTGCTGATTTAAATGGCATGGCAGCTTACAACGCAGCGGTCATTATTAAACAACGTTTGCTGGAAGTGGCTCAGCGTCACTTCGCCACAACTGAAACACTGACCATTGAACAAGAAGAAGTCGCGTATGGGGATAAAGCCCTTTCTTGGCGTGAACTGGTGCAAATGGCTTATCTCAATCGTGTCTCGCTTTCTTCTACTGGCTATTATCAGACCCCTAAGATTGGTTACGATCGCAGTATGGGTTGTGGGCGCCCTTTCTACTATTTTTCCCATGGCGTTTCATGCAGCGAAGTGACCATTGATACCTTAACGGGGGAAAGTACCATCGATCGGGTCGATATCTTGCATGATGTCGGTCAGAGTATTAATCCGGCCATCGATATAGGCCAAATAGAGGGTGGTTTTATTCAAGGAATGGGTTGGTTAACCACAGAAGAGTTGGTGTGGGACACACAGGGTAAATTACTCAGCAACAGCCCAATGAACTACAAAATTCCAAGCATTGGCGATTACCCCAAATCACTGCAAATTGATCTTTACACCAACCCCAATCCCGAGCAAACCATCTATCGCTCAAAAGCCGTTGGCGAGCCACCATTTATGCATGGCATTAGTGTCTGGTGTGCCATTTACGACGCGATTGCCTCAATTGGTAACCATAAGTTTGACCCTAACTTGCATGCGCCGGCAACGGGAGAACAGATATTAATGGCCTGCATGGCCATGCGCAAAGCAATGCAGCACTCAGTAATGGAGGAAGCTCATGTCGAATATGAATGA
- the xdhC gene encoding xanthine dehydrogenase accessory protein XdhC yields MSNMNDSHTQISGTHTFTDGKITGTHTLDWLSACQQLNQLGHPYCVATVLAHTGSVPRASGAKMVISFTEQFDTLGGGHLEYQVIEHARNALTQGNAEMGIERFALAADLGQCCGGAVQVLFEYFQTDIPRVVIFGAGHISANLCSILDHLPCHVTVIDSRQEWLDKLASISVNRQYHTVPQSEISLLPSGSYLVIMTHDHQLDYELCKVALSEQRFAFVGLIGSQGKKQRFLYRLKEDLTDPQWTEQLTCPIGLDTVPGKLPMQVAVSIAGQLIQRFAMDKASEQTEPKESQLALRWQHANEARKQLREPHHG; encoded by the coding sequence ATGTCGAATATGAATGATTCACATACCCAAATAAGCGGGACACACACCTTTACTGACGGGAAAATAACGGGGACACACACCTTAGATTGGTTAAGTGCGTGTCAGCAGCTCAACCAATTAGGACACCCCTACTGTGTTGCAACCGTGCTTGCCCACACAGGTTCCGTACCGCGTGCCAGCGGCGCAAAAATGGTCATTAGCTTTACTGAGCAGTTTGATACTCTGGGTGGCGGTCATTTGGAATACCAAGTGATTGAGCATGCACGCAACGCACTGACTCAAGGTAATGCTGAAATGGGCATTGAACGCTTTGCATTAGCCGCCGACCTTGGTCAATGCTGCGGCGGCGCAGTGCAAGTGCTGTTTGAATATTTTCAAACTGATATACCGCGTGTGGTCATCTTTGGGGCGGGTCATATCAGTGCTAATCTATGTTCTATCCTTGATCATTTACCCTGCCACGTGACGGTGATTGATAGCCGCCAAGAGTGGTTAGATAAACTCGCTTCGATAAGCGTCAATCGGCAATATCATACTGTCCCACAGTCAGAAATATCCCTATTGCCAAGTGGTAGTTACCTTGTCATCATGACTCATGACCACCAGCTTGATTACGAACTGTGTAAAGTGGCCCTTTCCGAGCAACGCTTTGCTTTTGTCGGGTTAATTGGGTCGCAAGGTAAAAAGCAGCGTTTCTTGTATCGGTTAAAAGAAGATCTAACGGATCCACAATGGACCGAGCAGTTAACCTGTCCGATTGGCCTTGATACTGTGCCGGGAAAACTGCCGATGCAAGTGGCCGTCTCGATAGCAGGACAACTGATACAACGCTTTGCCATGGATAAGGCAAGTGAACAGACTGAGCCCAAAGAGTCACAATTGGCACTCCGTTGGCAACATGCCAATGAGGCGCGTAAACAGCTAAGAGAACCCCATCATGGATGA
- a CDS encoding 2-oxo-4-hydroxy-4-carboxy-5-ureidoimidazoline decarboxylase yields MDEKNTLGSEQLKQICASRHWQTLMADAVAQHDSTHWLQLADRAFDQLTEADWLEAFHGHPMIGNIDTLKKKYAHGRNLSEQEQGLVKLAAHDIVAELHELNYVYLEKFGFIFIVCASGKTAAEMLALLKARLPNSRDQEILIAAQEQRKISHIRMEAYL; encoded by the coding sequence ATGGATGAAAAAAACACGCTAGGTAGTGAGCAACTCAAACAAATCTGCGCCAGTCGACACTGGCAAACGCTAATGGCCGACGCCGTAGCACAGCATGACTCAACGCACTGGTTGCAATTAGCTGATCGCGCTTTTGATCAATTAACTGAAGCCGATTGGCTTGAAGCGTTTCATGGCCACCCGATGATTGGCAATATCGATACACTGAAAAAGAAGTACGCCCACGGTCGAAATTTAAGTGAGCAAGAACAAGGACTAGTGAAACTTGCTGCACATGATATAGTAGCAGAGCTACATGAGTTAAATTATGTGTATCTTGAAAAGTTTGGGTTCATTTTTATCGTGTGTGCCAGTGGCAAAACCGCCGCAGAGATGCTCGCGTTGCTTAAGGCTCGCCTACCCAATTCGCGAGATCAAGAGATACTGATTGCAGCTCAAGAGCAAAGGAAAATCAGTCATATCAGGATGGAAGCCTATTTATGA
- the uraH gene encoding hydroxyisourate hydrolase: MSQLSCHVLDNTNGIPASDITVKVFRLGSFECLAEGITGADGRVDFGDTHFAAGNYTLRFLVAPYCEAQFGQVFFPMIDIHFTITDKRHYHIPLLLSPFAFSSYRGS; this comes from the coding sequence ATGAGTCAATTAAGCTGTCATGTACTAGACAATACCAACGGTATTCCTGCATCAGACATTACCGTCAAAGTATTTCGTTTAGGAAGTTTTGAATGCCTTGCGGAAGGCATTACTGGAGCCGATGGTCGCGTGGATTTTGGTGACACTCACTTTGCTGCAGGCAATTACACCCTGCGTTTCCTCGTTGCGCCCTACTGTGAAGCACAATTTGGACAGGTATTTTTCCCGATGATCGATATTCACTTCACTATCACCGACAAGCGGCACTATCACATTCCTCTGTTACTTTCCCCGTTTGCCTTTAGCAGCTACCGAGGAAGTTAG
- the guaD gene encoding guanine deaminase → MSLEIHRGRLFHFPHDTHSPSEQYQYFDDGILVIKEGKIIDLGDAKDYLQAHPQSADQITHHQGLLVPGFIDAHAHYPQIEMIASFGQQLLDWLHDYTFPTEMKFIQREYAKEQAGLFLEQLFAHGTTTAGVFATVFPQSVDMFFEAAQAYDARMICGKVLMDRFCPDGLRDNPEQGYLDSIDLIERWHNKGRALYAITPRFAPTSTPQQLKKAAHLAHKYPDVFIQTHLSENIKEVALVQQLFPHNKDYLDVYESAGLLRERAIFAHGVHLTDSEMQRLSTSGATLACCASSNLFLGSGLFPFDKIKQSGTHIAFGSDVGAGTSMSLLANLADAYKVCQLQHCSLDPFEAIYHCTQGSAIALKLQDKIGNLNVGTEADFIELNPRAFPMLEQRVKGAKSLQDELFALIILGDERVIEQTYVSGVKVFDRNKHQLFHPAFSATNPS, encoded by the coding sequence ATGTCATTAGAAATACATCGCGGACGTCTATTTCATTTTCCTCACGACACGCATTCACCGAGTGAACAGTATCAGTATTTTGACGATGGTATATTGGTGATTAAAGAAGGAAAAATCATCGACTTGGGGGATGCGAAAGACTATTTACAAGCACATCCACAATCCGCAGATCAAATCACTCACCACCAAGGACTATTGGTGCCGGGGTTTATAGACGCGCATGCACATTATCCCCAAATTGAGATGATCGCCAGCTTTGGTCAACAACTGCTCGACTGGCTCCATGATTATACCTTTCCAACCGAAATGAAATTTATCCAGCGGGAATACGCAAAAGAACAAGCTGGCCTTTTTCTAGAACAGCTGTTTGCCCACGGCACAACAACTGCAGGCGTATTTGCGACGGTATTTCCCCAATCAGTCGACATGTTTTTTGAAGCCGCTCAAGCCTATGATGCAAGAATGATTTGCGGCAAAGTGCTGATGGATCGCTTTTGCCCAGATGGCCTAAGAGATAACCCCGAGCAAGGCTATCTCGATAGTATCGACCTAATAGAACGCTGGCATAATAAGGGACGTGCGCTCTATGCAATTACCCCGCGTTTTGCACCGACTAGTACCCCGCAACAACTGAAAAAAGCGGCCCATTTGGCCCACAAATACCCCGATGTCTTTATTCAAACGCATTTGAGTGAAAACATAAAAGAAGTGGCACTAGTGCAGCAACTGTTTCCACATAACAAAGACTATTTGGACGTCTACGAATCTGCAGGATTATTACGCGAACGTGCCATATTCGCCCATGGCGTCCATTTAACCGATTCAGAAATGCAGCGATTATCTACCTCAGGTGCAACTCTCGCCTGTTGTGCATCGTCAAATCTCTTTTTAGGTAGCGGTTTATTCCCGTTTGATAAAATCAAACAAAGTGGCACTCACATTGCCTTTGGCAGTGATGTCGGGGCAGGAACGTCAATGAGTTTGCTTGCCAACCTAGCCGATGCGTATAAAGTCTGCCAATTACAACACTGCAGTTTAGATCCATTTGAAGCGATTTATCATTGCACTCAAGGTTCGGCGATTGCTTTAAAGTTGCAAGACAAAATTGGCAACTTGAATGTAGGAACAGAAGCAGACTTTATCGAATTAAACCCACGGGCATTTCCAATGCTTGAACAACGTGTAAAAGGTGCTAAATCACTGCAAGATGAACTGTTTGCTCTGATTATCTTAGGTGATGAAAGAGTGATCGAACAAACCTATGTGTCTGGTGTAAAAGTATTTGATCGCAACAAACATCAACTGTTCCATCCAGCTTTTTCAGCGACCAATCCGTCCTAA
- a CDS encoding EF-hand domain-containing protein, protein MNRLLICLFSCSLSVSLPSFASDSFSNSQPPQMPSNGHPPSFSDFDSNGDGVLTEDEVQGPMRNDFSQIDANGDGQVTEQEMDTFMRNHKPPQGRGGHDQNSDED, encoded by the coding sequence GTGAACCGCTTACTTATTTGTCTATTTAGCTGCTCGCTGAGTGTCTCGCTTCCCTCTTTCGCCAGTGATTCTTTCTCCAACAGTCAACCACCGCAAATGCCAAGCAATGGACATCCACCCAGTTTCAGCGATTTTGATAGCAACGGCGATGGCGTATTAACCGAAGACGAAGTGCAAGGGCCAATGCGTAACGACTTTAGTCAAATCGATGCCAATGGTGACGGACAAGTTACCGAACAAGAAATGGATACCTTTATGCGCAACCACAAACCGCCACAAGGTCGCGGTGGACACGACCAAAATTCGGATGAGGATTAA
- a CDS encoding allantoate amidohydrolase, with translation MTDLKLSAESIMTRADRLAEFSADEGQLTRAYLTPEHRAAHQQLAVWMKDAGLESWGDSVGNHWGRKVSPNPTQPTLIIGSHSDTVTNAGKYDGNLGVLLAIEALSLLRDVTLPFHVDVVAFADEEGTRFNTTLIGSSAVAGRYDRNWLSVADSDGVTIGQAMEQFGLSPEQAGMDARQPSDVQAYLEVHIEQGPVLEAQNLPVGVVTGIAGAKRFQCQVKGMAGHAGTVPIHLRKDAMCGVAEMVLCIESYAEQRGIVATVGICDTVKGAINVIPGEVHFTIDIRSAKQALLEDAARELMHKLADIAKQRHLALTSQTIYQATAVECNETLTQRWSNVVEKLTGHTPCLLPSGAGHDAMAMAHLAPIAMLFVRCDKGISHHPLENVMVDDVKVALDCFIEMIKTFNATTY, from the coding sequence ATCGCGCAGCTCATCAGCAACTGGCTGTCTGGATGAAGGACGCAGGGCTTGAAAGTTGGGGCGATAGCGTGGGGAATCACTGGGGGCGCAAAGTGTCCCCCAATCCTACGCAACCAACGTTGATAATTGGTTCTCATAGTGACACTGTCACCAATGCCGGTAAATATGATGGTAACTTAGGTGTTCTGTTGGCGATAGAAGCGTTGAGCTTACTGCGCGATGTCACACTGCCTTTTCATGTCGATGTAGTCGCGTTTGCTGATGAAGAAGGCACTCGCTTTAATACCACTTTGATTGGCTCTTCGGCGGTGGCGGGACGCTATGATCGCAACTGGTTATCGGTGGCTGATAGTGACGGTGTCACTATTGGTCAGGCGATGGAACAGTTTGGTTTATCACCAGAGCAAGCGGGGATGGATGCTCGCCAACCTTCGGATGTACAAGCCTATCTTGAAGTCCATATTGAACAAGGTCCAGTACTGGAAGCGCAGAATTTGCCGGTAGGCGTCGTAACCGGTATTGCGGGGGCAAAACGTTTTCAATGCCAAGTGAAAGGTATGGCTGGGCACGCTGGTACGGTACCGATTCATCTGCGTAAAGACGCCATGTGTGGTGTTGCTGAAATGGTGCTCTGTATTGAGTCGTATGCAGAGCAGCGCGGCATAGTCGCCACGGTTGGGATTTGCGACACCGTTAAAGGGGCAATCAATGTGATTCCTGGTGAAGTGCATTTCACCATTGATATTCGCAGTGCCAAGCAGGCGCTTTTAGAGGATGCCGCCCGAGAGTTAATGCATAAATTGGCGGATATTGCGAAGCAGCGTCATCTTGCTCTGACCAGTCAAACCATTTACCAAGCCACCGCGGTTGAGTGCAATGAAACCCTCACGCAGCGTTGGTCGAATGTGGTGGAGAAATTAACAGGACACACACCGTGTTTGCTACCAAGTGGTGCAGGTCACGATGCGATGGCCATGGCGCATCTTGCTCCTATTGCCATGCTGTTTGTGCGTTGCGATAAAGGGATTAGCCATCATCCTTTAGAGAACGTGATGGTGGATGACGTGAAAGTGGCACTCGATTGTTTTATTGAGATGATCAAAACGTTCAACGCAACTACGTACTAA